A segment of the Candidatus Sumerlaea chitinivorans genome:
ATTCCGCGAGCTGGTGGGCGAGAGCCCTCAGCTTCGGGGGATCAAAGAAGAAATCGCCCAAATTGCCGGCAGCAACGTTAATGTCCTCATCACGGGTGAAACCGGGGTGGGCAAAGAACTTGTTGCACGTGCCATCCATCGCACCAGCCCACATGCCAAGGGACCTTTCATCGACGTGAACTGTGCAGCGCTACCGGATGACAACCTTTTCCAGAGCGAGGTCTTTGGGCATGAGAAAGGGGCATTTACGGACGCCACCTACTTGCGAAAAGGGAAATTTGAGTTAGCCAGCGGTGGCACGCTTTTTTTGGATGAAATTGCTGAATTGTCGCGCGAGTCGCAGGCAAAAATCCTCAAGGCGCTGGAACAACAGACGATCACTCGTCTTGGCGGGATGCGCCCCATTCGCATTGACTGCCGATTCATCTTTGCCACGAACAAGGATTTGTGGAAAGAAGTGCAGGAAGGAAGGTTCCGCGACGACCTCTATTATCGGATCGCGGTTTTCATAATTAACGTTCCGCCTTTGCGTGAACGCAAAAGCGACATTCCACTCCTTGCCAAGTTCTTCGCGGACCAGTTCGCGCGAAAATACAACAAGCCCCCCATGTTTTTCGAAGAGGGTGCCATGGCTCTCCTTCGCGAGTACTCCTATCCGGGGAACATCCGTGAACTCCGCAACATCATCGAGCGGCTTGTGATTCGAGCGAAGGACGATGTGATTACCCGGGCCCAGGTTGAATCGGTTGGGCTCATGCAGGCACCTGTCTCGGCACCCTCGACGCCCGCACCGATCTCGTTGCCCGAGGAAGGAATCGCTCTCGAGGAGGTGGAGCGACAGCTTGTTGTGGAGGCGCTTAATCGCACTGGGTGGAATCAAAAAGAAGCAGCCGCGCTCTTGCGCATTAGTGTGGATCGCATGCATTCACGCATAAAGAAATATGGCCTAAAGCATCCCGCATGGCGGGTTCACAAATAACCTGAGTTGAGGAGAGAGGTTATGCAACCATTGGCAAAGGTTGCGATAACGCGCAAGATCCATTCCGCTGCCGAAGAGCTGCTTCGCTCTGCGCAGTGTGAGGTGTGGGTCAATCCCGAAGCTCGCCCGCTTCAACGCGAAGAGCTATGCGCGATCGCCCGCGATTACGATGCAATGATCTGTCTGCTGAGCGACCGCATTGATGAAGAGATCTTTTCTGCCGCAAAGCGGCTGCGAATTGTGGCAAACTACGCGGT
Coding sequences within it:
- a CDS encoding Sigma-54 dependent transcriptional regulator/response regulator, with amino-acid sequence MMTTPSLLIVEDDQAFAERLKKNLELAHYTVRVVSSAEDALEELRARSYDAVVTDIRLPQMSGLDLLRRCKQGETGIDPDIPFIVLTSVNSVDVAVEAMKIGAEDYITKEAERQEIVLRIRKVLDQSKLVQENRLLRDQLAQHDEFRELVGESPQLRGIKEEIAQIAGSNVNVLITGETGVGKELVARAIHRTSPHAKGPFIDVNCAALPDDNLFQSEVFGHEKGAFTDATYLRKGKFELASGGTLFLDEIAELSRESQAKILKALEQQTITRLGGMRPIRIDCRFIFATNKDLWKEVQEGRFRDDLYYRIAVFIINVPPLRERKSDIPLLAKFFADQFARKYNKPPMFFEEGAMALLREYSYPGNIRELRNIIERLVIRAKDDVITRAQVESVGLMQAPVSAPSTPAPISLPEEGIALEEVERQLVVEALNRTGWNQKEAAALLRISVDRMHSRIKKYGLKHPAWRVHK